In Methanooceanicella nereidis, a single window of DNA contains:
- a CDS encoding OsmC family protein has product MQMIEEKIVNGINVTKLYSTIDTIKERPGLAKFQFRATNKWVNSMHNRAKVKDFYGAGKEDDTRTEPYVFDADEPQVLLGEDQGANPVEYVLVALSACLTTSLVAHAAVKGIQLDEVESRLEGDLDVRGFLGISNSVRRGYEKIRVTFKIKSNATREQLLELIDVAQKRSPVFDITHNTTPITVTLET; this is encoded by the coding sequence ATGCAGATGATAGAAGAAAAGATCGTGAACGGTATAAATGTCACAAAGCTGTACAGCACTATCGATACTATAAAAGAGAGACCGGGACTTGCAAAATTCCAGTTTCGCGCGACCAACAAATGGGTCAACTCGATGCATAACCGCGCAAAGGTCAAGGATTTTTACGGGGCCGGCAAGGAAGACGATACGCGGACCGAGCCATATGTTTTTGATGCGGATGAGCCTCAGGTACTTTTAGGGGAAGACCAGGGAGCTAACCCTGTAGAATATGTGCTGGTAGCACTTTCCGCATGCCTGACCACAAGCCTGGTAGCCCACGCTGCCGTAAAAGGGATCCAGCTGGACGAGGTGGAATCAAGATTGGAGGGCGACCTTGATGTCAGGGGATTCCTGGGGATCTCGAATAGCGTCAGGAGAGGATATGAAAAAATACGCGTGACCTTTAAGATCAAATCGAATGCCACCCGTGAGCAATTGCTGGAGCTCATAGATGTGGCTCAAAAGAGGTCGCCCGTATTTGACATTACGCATAATACGACTCCGATCACGGTTACCCTGGAAACATAA
- a CDS encoding DUF3795 domain-containing protein: protein MMGDGGYELVCYCGLYCGDCHNYKGEIADLARDLRKKLRESKFDRTSKGLSKYFKDFENYDQCYDVLGAMVRLRCKRGCRNGGGPPQCKIRNCCVKKGIQGCWECGEFETCTKLDFLKPIHDDAYIKNLKKINKGGIEGFVNGKRHW from the coding sequence ATGATGGGTGACGGCGGGTATGAACTGGTCTGCTATTGCGGCCTTTATTGCGGAGACTGTCATAACTATAAAGGGGAGATAGCCGATCTTGCAAGGGATCTAAGGAAAAAGCTGCGCGAGTCAAAATTTGACAGGACGTCAAAAGGATTATCAAAGTACTTTAAGGATTTTGAGAACTATGACCAATGCTACGATGTCCTGGGCGCTATGGTAAGGCTAAGATGTAAACGGGGATGCAGGAACGGAGGAGGTCCTCCGCAGTGTAAGATCCGGAACTGCTGTGTGAAAAAGGGAATACAGGGTTGCTGGGAGTGCGGTGAGTTCGAGACCTGTACAAAGCTGGATTTCCTGAAGCCGATACATGATGATGCATATATCAAGAACCTTAAAAAGATCAATAAGGGCGGCATCGAAGGTTTTGTCAACGGAAAACGGCATTGGTAA
- a CDS encoding flavodoxin domain-containing protein, whose amino-acid sequence MKALVVYGTRGGATKGIADEIAKALEEQGYAATVKNARETKGINVNEFDLIVVGSSIWATKWKRDAANFLKRNAKALEDKKVALFASGLSGGDPSQREYGMKTYLEKVAEKYPSIKPISMGLFGGYVDFNSPNLIARIMGMAMKGELEKKGVDVSKPYDARDLPAVRKWALELAEKAKQASN is encoded by the coding sequence ATGAAAGCATTGGTAGTATACGGTACCAGAGGCGGTGCTACGAAAGGCATTGCCGATGAGATAGCAAAGGCGCTGGAAGAACAGGGCTATGCTGCGACGGTGAAAAATGCCCGGGAGACGAAAGGTATCAATGTGAATGAGTTTGACCTGATAGTAGTGGGCAGTTCCATCTGGGCTACGAAGTGGAAGAGAGATGCGGCGAACTTCCTGAAGCGTAACGCCAAGGCGCTTGAAGACAAGAAGGTCGCGCTGTTCGCTTCCGGCCTGTCTGGCGGAGACCCGTCCCAGAGAGAATACGGCATGAAGACCTACCTCGAGAAAGTGGCGGAAAAATATCCATCCATAAAGCCGATATCCATGGGGCTATTTGGCGGCTATGTCGACTTTAACAGTCCCAACCTTATAGCAAGGATAATGGGCATGGCCATGAAGGGAGAACTTGAGAAGAAAGGTGTGGATGTCAGTAAGCCTTATGATGCCAGGGACTTACCGGCAGTGAGAAAATGGGCGCTGGAGCTGGCGGAAAAAGCAAAGCAGGCTTCTAACTGA
- a CDS encoding beta-propeller domain-containing protein, protein MSLMKSERSDIYLFAIFALLISAVLMISAIALISNMRPQNVILSSPFDPGHTSELPRFSSDRDMIKAFMNASAGIYECEDSAWNSWLPLSPILSAGDASKGSEAIGRQSGDFSTTNVQVEGVDEADIIKTDGKYVYIIAKDKIIIALAYPGRNAEILSSTNIAGFRPSEMFIDDDRLLVFGSSSVNIPEPLDVKAEKIVAGCPYCWHIPAVTSVKLYDISDRKDPQILRTFEIEGSYLTSRKIGNDVYFVVNTYPRIWPLYEGVEADNIIPLCREGSESFKPVADATDICYIPPVEAASFITLASVSMTDEDKDITKETIAGSGQNVYASENNLYITQSDCYGYYRYSPDGKTGEETTVAKFSLDGGKIKFIGSGRVKGHILNQFSMDEYNGYFRIATTIGEVWNSKTPSTNNVYVLDGNMNVVGELEDLAPGEKIYSARFMGKRCYMVTFKKVDPLFVIDLSDPKDPDVLGKLKIPGYSDYLHPYDENHIIGIGKDTVDAGESETSGRGLDFAWYQGVKMAIFDVSDVEHPKEMYKVVIGDRGTDSPVLTDHKAFLFDREKNLLVLPITVAEIQGERTSLNQYGDYVFQGAYVYDVSIKNGFTLRGKVTHYDDDEVFKKSGYYFYGDRSISRSLYIKDVLYTMSSSILQLNDLDTLKEIKQLKLD, encoded by the coding sequence ATGAGCCTTATGAAATCTGAGAGATCTGATATTTACCTGTTTGCTATCTTTGCATTACTCATATCGGCCGTGTTGATGATATCTGCCATCGCCCTTATCAGCAATATGAGACCCCAAAACGTCATATTAAGTTCGCCATTCGATCCCGGGCATACTTCTGAACTTCCGAGGTTTTCATCGGACCGGGATATGATAAAAGCGTTCATGAACGCGTCCGCCGGCATTTATGAGTGTGAGGATAGCGCATGGAATTCATGGCTGCCTTTATCTCCCATATTAAGCGCCGGGGATGCATCAAAAGGTTCGGAGGCCATCGGCAGACAATCAGGGGACTTTTCGACAACGAATGTGCAGGTCGAAGGCGTTGACGAAGCAGATATAATAAAAACTGACGGGAAATACGTATATATTATCGCCAAAGACAAGATCATCATCGCCTTAGCTTATCCTGGAAGAAACGCTGAAATATTATCGTCAACGAATATCGCCGGATTCAGGCCGTCAGAAATGTTCATTGACGATGACAGATTACTTGTATTCGGTTCTTCCAGCGTAAACATTCCGGAGCCGCTTGACGTAAAGGCGGAAAAGATCGTTGCAGGATGCCCCTATTGCTGGCATATACCTGCAGTAACTTCAGTAAAGCTCTATGATATATCTGACAGGAAAGATCCGCAGATCCTGAGGACGTTCGAGATAGAGGGCAGTTATCTCACGTCAAGAAAGATAGGCAATGATGTATATTTCGTCGTGAACACTTATCCCCGTATATGGCCATTATACGAGGGCGTGGAAGCGGACAACATCATACCTCTTTGCAGGGAAGGCTCGGAGTCATTTAAGCCGGTGGCCGATGCCACGGACATCTGCTACATCCCGCCGGTAGAAGCTGCCAGCTTTATAACTTTAGCATCGGTATCGATGACCGACGAGGATAAAGACATCACTAAAGAGACGATCGCGGGTTCAGGACAGAACGTGTACGCCTCGGAGAATAATCTTTATATCACGCAATCGGACTGCTATGGATATTATAGATACTCTCCGGACGGTAAAACCGGTGAGGAAACTACCGTTGCTAAGTTCAGTCTTGACGGCGGGAAAATAAAATTCATAGGCAGCGGCCGCGTTAAAGGGCATATACTTAACCAGTTCTCCATGGACGAGTATAATGGATATTTCCGGATAGCAACGACCATAGGGGAAGTCTGGAACTCTAAAACCCCGTCTACAAATAACGTCTATGTTTTAGACGGGAACATGAACGTCGTCGGCGAACTTGAAGACCTTGCGCCGGGAGAGAAGATATATTCAGCCAGGTTCATGGGCAAGCGCTGCTATATGGTCACGTTCAAGAAAGTCGACCCGCTGTTCGTAATAGACCTCAGCGACCCGAAAGACCCGGATGTCCTGGGTAAATTAAAGATACCCGGGTACAGCGATTATCTTCACCCTTACGACGAGAACCACATAATAGGCATAGGAAAGGACACAGTTGATGCAGGCGAGAGCGAGACATCTGGCAGGGGCCTTGACTTCGCATGGTACCAGGGCGTCAAGATGGCGATATTCGACGTCAGCGACGTGGAACATCCTAAAGAGATGTATAAGGTGGTCATAGGTGACAGAGGCACCGACTCGCCCGTACTTACTGACCATAAGGCATTCCTGTTCGACAGGGAGAAAAATTTACTGGTATTACCTATCACTGTAGCCGAGATACAGGGTGAGCGGACTTCTTTGAACCAGTATGGCGATTATGTGTTCCAGGGAGCCTATGTCTACGACGTCAGCATAAAAAATGGCTTCACGCTCAGGGGAAAGGTAACTCACTACGATGACGACGAAGTTTTCAAGAAGAGCGGATACTACTTCTATGGCGACAGGTCGATATCGAGAAGCCTTTACATAAAAGATGTGCTTTACACAATGTCAAGCTCGATACTTCAGCTAAATGACCTTGATACGTTGAAGGAAATAAAACAACTGAAACTTGATTGA
- a CDS encoding amylo-alpha-1,6-glucosidase has translation MPDRKKVHKWHESSKDILNALVIREENLTLVTLQNGNIPNGHHHGYGLYHKDCRFLNEFVLKINGREPKEILASDDKGYSSITMMTNSESVDCKGRSIDKDTISIRRIREIPEILIERIKIENFNEFEVSLKVTLEFDSDFYDIFTVRGITGEDKGKLVHPAFNGKDLLFSYVGKDEHIRSTRISFSTPPQDIKSGLCTFIVDLSPNESREISLKIKVDDIDKNAPRKEKKVSPEKTLKKIQFSYLNKLEYCSNIQTNNLIFNKIFLRSLLDLRMLHMSSGKYTYHAAGVPWYDALFGRDSIISAIQILPYEHIIARSTLMLLSKFQGRRMDNWTEEEPGKILHELRVGEKSNLNEIPQTPYYGSIDSTPLFLILLSEYIDWTGDIDLYHKLKDNVDAAISWIDRFAMSENGFATYKRRSKMGLDNQGWKDSLNAISHSDGSLARHPVALAEVQGYVYMVKRKFTILFSRIGREDEAARMKREADDMYRKFNELFWMKDKKYYAQAIDDKGVCDVISTNPAQCLWTGIIDKAHSDDLVSRIFEPDMFTGLGIRTLSSKEKRYNPMGYHTGTVWPHDNSIITAGLSKYGYRDEMTTLFSSMYDAAQFYPRYRLPELFGGFNYAEYGIPIKYPVACSPQAWSAGTIPHMLSSSLGFTPDAMDKRLTLNEPYLPPWLETARILNLTIGDSRVDLEFRRVGKSTLVNVIDKKGDVEVNVVY, from the coding sequence ATGCCGGATAGAAAAAAAGTGCATAAATGGCATGAAAGTTCAAAGGACATACTTAACGCTTTGGTGATACGTGAAGAGAACCTGACACTGGTAACATTGCAGAACGGGAACATACCAAACGGCCACCATCACGGGTACGGCCTCTATCACAAGGATTGCAGGTTCTTGAACGAGTTCGTGCTTAAGATAAATGGCAGGGAGCCGAAAGAGATACTGGCAAGCGATGATAAAGGCTACTCGTCAATTACGATGATGACCAACTCTGAGTCAGTCGACTGTAAAGGGAGAAGCATAGACAAGGATACTATCAGCATAAGACGAATTAGAGAAATTCCGGAGATACTGATCGAAAGAATAAAGATAGAAAATTTTAACGAATTTGAAGTCTCGCTTAAGGTGACTCTCGAATTCGACTCTGATTTTTACGATATATTCACTGTCAGAGGTATCACCGGAGAAGATAAGGGAAAGCTTGTCCACCCGGCATTTAATGGGAAAGACCTGCTATTTTCCTATGTGGGAAAGGACGAACATATAAGGAGCACGAGGATATCTTTCTCAACCCCGCCCCAGGACATAAAGTCAGGGCTCTGCACATTCATTGTAGATCTAAGCCCGAATGAGTCCAGGGAAATATCGCTAAAAATAAAAGTGGACGATATTGATAAAAATGCGCCTCGCAAAGAAAAAAAGGTCTCTCCTGAAAAAACTTTAAAAAAGATACAGTTTTCTTACCTTAACAAGCTGGAATACTGTAGCAATATCCAGACAAATAACCTCATATTTAACAAAATATTCCTGCGCTCGCTCTTAGATCTCAGAATGCTTCATATGAGTTCGGGGAAATACACATATCACGCGGCAGGCGTACCGTGGTACGATGCGTTGTTCGGACGGGACAGTATTATCTCGGCCATTCAGATATTGCCTTATGAGCACATCATTGCAAGATCCACTCTTATGTTGCTGTCAAAGTTCCAGGGCAGGAGGATGGATAACTGGACAGAGGAAGAACCCGGCAAGATATTGCATGAATTAAGAGTGGGAGAGAAATCAAACCTGAACGAGATCCCGCAGACGCCATATTATGGCAGTATCGACTCGACGCCGCTATTCCTCATATTGTTATCCGAATACATTGACTGGACGGGGGACATCGACCTGTACCATAAGCTTAAGGATAACGTTGATGCAGCCATTTCATGGATTGACAGATTTGCCATGAGCGAGAACGGGTTCGCGACTTATAAAAGAAGGTCGAAAATGGGACTGGATAATCAGGGCTGGAAAGATTCTTTAAACGCAATAAGCCATTCGGACGGATCGCTGGCCAGGCATCCTGTAGCCCTGGCAGAAGTACAGGGATATGTTTACATGGTAAAGCGCAAATTTACCATTCTTTTCAGCAGGATAGGAAGGGAGGACGAAGCGGCGAGGATGAAAAGAGAAGCTGATGACATGTATAGAAAATTTAACGAGCTCTTCTGGATGAAAGATAAAAAATATTACGCGCAGGCCATCGACGATAAGGGTGTCTGCGACGTCATATCCACAAACCCGGCTCAATGTTTATGGACAGGGATTATAGATAAGGCACACTCAGATGACCTGGTGAGCAGGATATTCGAGCCGGACATGTTCACGGGATTGGGCATACGTACGTTATCGTCAAAAGAAAAACGATATAATCCCATGGGATATCATACCGGCACTGTCTGGCCGCATGATAATTCGATAATCACTGCCGGCTTAAGCAAATACGGATACAGGGACGAGATGACGACCCTATTTTCAAGTATGTATGATGCGGCGCAGTTCTACCCGAGATACAGGCTTCCTGAGCTTTTCGGCGGATTTAATTATGCTGAATACGGAATACCTATTAAGTACCCGGTAGCATGTAGCCCGCAGGCATGGTCTGCAGGTACGATACCCCATATGTTAAGCTCCTCTCTCGGGTTTACGCCGGACGCCATGGATAAGCGCCTGACATTAAATGAACCATACCTGCCGCCATGGCTTGAGACGGCCCGGATATTAAATTTGACGATCGGTGATTCGAGGGTGGATCTCGAATTCAGAAGAGTCGGAAAAAGCACTCTTGTCAACGTCATAGATAAAAAAGGCGACGTTGAGGTGAACGTAGTCTATTGA
- a CDS encoding GNAT family N-acetyltransferase, with translation MPNITFIETDEKGLDMVRPLWEKLRDHHRAMSRDFKKRYEEMSFEKRKEELQEKSRNGLLRVDMAIENDTDQCIGYCITSLCLEKGEKAGEIDSIYIEKDFRSMGIGDTFLERAEKWMDTGGAITKKVSIAAGNEDVLSFYGRYGYRPKFITLEQVKK, from the coding sequence GTGCCAAACATCACTTTCATTGAAACGGATGAGAAAGGTCTTGATATGGTCCGGCCATTGTGGGAAAAGCTAAGGGATCATCACCGGGCTATGTCACGTGACTTTAAAAAAAGATATGAGGAAATGAGCTTCGAGAAAAGAAAAGAAGAACTTCAGGAAAAATCCAGGAACGGTCTTCTGAGAGTGGACATGGCTATCGAGAATGATACAGATCAATGTATCGGTTATTGCATCACTTCCCTATGCCTTGAAAAAGGCGAAAAGGCAGGCGAGATAGACTCTATTTATATAGAAAAGGATTTCAGGTCGATGGGCATAGGCGACACTTTTTTAGAAAGAGCGGAAAAGTGGATGGACACGGGCGGGGCGATAACAAAGAAAGTATCCATAGCAGCCGGAAATGAGGATGTGCTTTCATTTTATGGCCGCTATGGGTATCGTCCCAAATTCATTACACTTGAGCAAGTTAAAAAATAG
- a CDS encoding carboxypeptidase M32 codes for MPASKEYREFLELVRDIGMLEQIGGLLSWDEQTYMPPGSFQQRARYNAVIAGVVHEKLTSQKMGKLIKALKKQKLSSDGEAILRNVERKYKRASSMPADLVKEITRTASLGMEAWVKARSDSDFKKLEPLLDRMIGLKFRETECIGYEDRPYDALLDEYEPGMKAGDIDLLFPRFLGKLKPIAEKILGETEPVDVIPPGTYPLEEQRKFIARLCSDIGFDMNCGRIDISAHPFTSGTGSDVRITVKYDENNPAIAIFPALHETGHALYEQGFLEKYYHTPLADAISLGIHESQSRFWENVVGRSIYFWKYQYPKLQHTFPGIGKMSPDAFHRYINRVKRSYIRIDADEMTYNMHIMLRYDVESAIFDGKLKTHEIPAFWNERFKNYLDIEVPDDASGCLQDIHWSIGAFGYFPTYALGNIYSAQLWDAAKRKIPGLEDRIMAGDVSVLLDWLRKNVHRHGKRYDAKELIRRVTGETINEDHFIRYAKEKYGSIYGISL; via the coding sequence ATGCCAGCGAGCAAAGAATACCGCGAATTTTTAGAGTTGGTCAGGGATATCGGGATGCTTGAACAGATCGGGGGACTTTTGTCCTGGGATGAGCAAACTTATATGCCGCCAGGGTCTTTCCAGCAAAGGGCGCGATATAATGCCGTCATCGCAGGTGTCGTACATGAGAAGCTGACCTCGCAAAAAATGGGTAAGCTGATCAAAGCATTGAAAAAACAAAAGCTTTCATCTGACGGAGAGGCGATACTCCGAAACGTAGAAAGGAAGTATAAGAGAGCGTCAAGCATGCCCGCGGATCTGGTAAAAGAGATCACGCGAACTGCGTCCCTGGGCATGGAAGCATGGGTAAAGGCAAGGAGTGATAGCGATTTTAAAAAGCTGGAGCCGCTGCTTGACAGGATGATCGGCCTTAAGTTCCGCGAGACGGAATGTATCGGGTATGAAGACCGGCCATATGATGCGCTACTGGACGAATATGAGCCCGGCATGAAGGCCGGTGACATAGACTTACTGTTCCCTCGTTTCCTGGGCAAGCTAAAACCGATAGCCGAAAAAATATTGGGGGAGACAGAGCCTGTAGATGTTATCCCTCCCGGTACTTATCCGCTCGAAGAACAGCGAAAATTTATCGCCCGGCTGTGCTCGGACATCGGGTTCGATATGAACTGCGGGAGGATCGACATTTCCGCCCACCCGTTCACGTCCGGCACAGGAAGCGATGTCCGGATAACTGTCAAGTACGACGAAAATAACCCTGCCATTGCCATATTCCCGGCTCTGCACGAGACCGGGCACGCGCTCTACGAGCAGGGATTTTTGGAGAAGTATTATCACACGCCGCTGGCAGATGCGATCTCTCTTGGTATCCATGAGTCTCAGTCAAGATTCTGGGAAAATGTGGTCGGCCGAAGCATATATTTCTGGAAATATCAATATCCGAAGCTTCAGCATACGTTCCCGGGCATCGGCAAAATGTCTCCTGACGCCTTCCATAGATACATAAATCGTGTAAAGCGGTCGTATATCCGGATCGATGCGGACGAGATGACCTATAACATGCATATAATGCTCCGCTATGATGTCGAGTCGGCGATCTTCGACGGCAAGCTTAAGACGCATGAGATACCCGCTTTCTGGAACGAGCGTTTTAAGAACTATCTTGACATAGAAGTTCCTGACGACGCCAGCGGCTGCCTGCAGGACATCCACTGGTCTATCGGCGCATTCGGATATTTCCCCACATATGCTCTGGGCAACATATATTCTGCACAGCTCTGGGATGCGGCAAAACGGAAAATACCCGGTCTTGAGGATAGGATCATGGCTGGTGATGTCAGTGTATTGCTGGACTGGCTCAGGAAGAACGTGCACAGGCACGGCAAGCGGTATGATGCGAAGGAGCTTATCAGAAGGGTGACCGGAGAGACCATTAACGAGGATCACTTCATCCGTTATGCAAAAGAGAAGTATGGGAGTATATATGGTATTTCATTATGA
- a CDS encoding fasciclin domain-containing protein, whose product MAEYRKILIILALSALMIGLTVPLISAQDTQQNTIPENLRLFTDFSTLVNAVDAAGIENTLSGPGPYTLLAPTNDAFDKFTPNTLGAIFNDKQKIGDILRYHVIPGKLTLNELAGLRSVRTIDGRTLQVSVKDGYLMVDGARIITRGIDSKNGVIYAVDNLMIPPAAAAPVEVGTGVPAPVKIPQAGQPAARQQPPAIPGIPPPGGQTGINWGRLLGIFVGLGILFLIGLAILLPIWMFMRWRRKRAERAARARQKQAYGTQYKEPAASRYEKPAAEKPEAQYRLKYEEPYVTAAETERITLDDTAVEELKRLDKSKLAGIRKYIIGSYNNFRDMLEFVRDAHIDLLEIRDLNAVRRLAERYSLNLFNSSTLELALEKNATIYTKDPGLMNKYRAAGARADDVRKLISRL is encoded by the coding sequence ATGGCAGAATATAGGAAAATACTCATAATACTGGCTTTATCGGCCTTGATGATCGGCCTGACAGTGCCATTAATATCTGCACAGGATACACAGCAAAATACCATACCTGAAAATCTACGGTTGTTCACTGATTTTTCAACACTTGTAAATGCCGTGGACGCGGCAGGGATAGAGAACACGCTTAGCGGTCCCGGACCTTATACCTTGCTTGCTCCTACTAACGACGCTTTCGATAAATTTACGCCGAACACTCTCGGCGCGATATTTAACGATAAGCAAAAGATCGGTGACATACTCCGGTATCACGTCATACCTGGAAAATTGACATTGAACGAGCTTGCCGGCTTGAGGTCCGTCAGGACCATCGATGGCAGGACTTTACAGGTATCTGTTAAAGACGGCTATCTAATGGTCGACGGCGCAAGGATCATCACAAGAGGTATCGATAGCAAGAACGGAGTCATCTACGCAGTTGACAATTTGATGATACCGCCCGCGGCTGCGGCTCCGGTCGAGGTGGGGACGGGTGTACCGGCTCCTGTGAAGATCCCGCAGGCAGGCCAGCCAGCGGCAAGACAGCAGCCTCCGGCCATTCCGGGAATACCGCCGCCGGGAGGACAGACAGGCATTAACTGGGGAAGACTTCTCGGGATCTTCGTTGGCCTGGGCATACTGTTCCTGATAGGCCTCGCGATACTCCTGCCGATATGGATGTTCATGCGCTGGAGGAGAAAGCGTGCAGAAAGGGCTGCCAGGGCCAGACAGAAACAGGCATACGGCACCCAATATAAAGAGCCTGCGGCATCACGATATGAAAAGCCGGCCGCGGAAAAGCCAGAAGCACAATACAGGCTAAAATATGAAGAGCCCTACGTTACGGCGGCGGAGACTGAGAGGATCACGCTCGATGATACTGCCGTGGAAGAGCTGAAGAGGCTTGATAAGAGTAAGCTGGCAGGGATACGCAAGTACATTATTGGTTCATATAATAACTTCCGGGACATGCTGGAATTCGTCCGTGACGCCCACATAGACCTGTTAGAGATCAGGGACCTGAATGCCGTAAGAAGGCTTGCGGAAAGATATTCGCTCAACCTGTTCAATTCCAGTACCCTTGAGCTCGCCCTTGAGAAGAATGCCACAATATACACAAAGGACCCGGGGCTGATGAACAAATACCGTGCAGCCGGAGCGAGAGCCGATGATGTCAGAAAATTAATATCCCGCTTATAA
- a CDS encoding 4Fe-4S binding protein: MIKEFISGYREKTYEKMNKAEEKILEMKGVILYNELSRERGTVTIDDNSFKEMAFFQKLQFLKRILPNLRRCRNIQSKSVESLIENPGHPKTIADKAFIASLEKEAKLMGVNAVGYVKVPRGSIFKNRGILYENAIILTMEMDKEKIGKAPSFDTMDNVIKTYADLGEMANEIASSLRKNGYGAHASPALGGLVFYPALAEKAGMGVRGRHGLLISPGCGPRQRIAAVFTSIENLPVSADNSHEWIRDFCKNCGRCIKKCPPGAIYETPVKMANEEIRFVDGEKCLQYFSKNYGCSVCIKECPFNTVGYDNIKAGHDRKNRASSKDKT; this comes from the coding sequence ATGATTAAGGAATTCATTTCCGGATACAGGGAAAAAACATATGAAAAAATGAATAAGGCCGAAGAGAAGATCCTGGAAATGAAAGGCGTTATCCTGTATAATGAGCTTTCAAGAGAACGGGGAACGGTCACGATCGATGATAATTCATTTAAGGAAATGGCTTTTTTCCAAAAATTACAATTTTTAAAGAGAATATTGCCTAACTTAAGGCGCTGCAGGAATATCCAGTCCAAAAGCGTTGAGTCTTTAATCGAAAATCCCGGACACCCGAAGACAATAGCCGATAAAGCATTTATCGCGAGCCTGGAGAAAGAAGCAAAGCTGATGGGAGTAAATGCGGTAGGATACGTTAAAGTCCCCCGGGGATCGATCTTTAAAAACCGGGGCATCCTTTACGAAAACGCGATCATCCTGACGATGGAGATGGATAAGGAAAAGATCGGCAAGGCTCCAAGCTTTGACACGATGGATAACGTGATCAAGACCTATGCCGACCTTGGCGAGATGGCCAATGAGATCGCAAGTTCCTTAAGAAAGAATGGCTACGGTGCACATGCAAGCCCTGCATTAGGCGGTCTCGTTTTCTATCCTGCCCTTGCAGAGAAAGCCGGCATGGGGGTGCGCGGCAGGCACGGGCTACTGATATCGCCGGGTTGCGGTCCCCGCCAGAGGATCGCAGCGGTCTTTACGAGCATAGAGAACCTTCCGGTATCGGCTGATAACTCTCACGAATGGATCCGTGATTTCTGTAAAAACTGCGGCAGGTGTATTAAAAAATGCCCGCCGGGCGCAATATATGAAACGCCGGTGAAAATGGCGAACGAAGAGATACGATTTGTCGACGGTGAAAAATGCCTGCAATACTTTAGCAAAAATTATGGATGCTCTGTTTGCATCAAAGAATGTCCCTTTAATACGGTCGGATATGATAATATCAAGGCGGGACACGATAGAAAGAATCGTGCGAGCAGTAAGGATAAAACTTAA
- a CDS encoding GyrI-like domain-containing protein, whose protein sequence is MSFKCELKEQPAQPVLSIRARTSVRNLPQVLGNGYGSIIQYICELGENPVGPPFTAYYNMDMENLDIELGFPVAKKLPGKGDINPGEIPGGKLGTCLYTGPYGDEMCHAYGALTNFIIDKGYEPTGVAYEMYLNDPTVTPPSELQTLIVFPLKN, encoded by the coding sequence ATGTCTTTCAAATGCGAACTCAAAGAACAGCCCGCTCAACCGGTGTTATCTATAAGGGCAAGGACGTCCGTGCGGAATTTACCGCAGGTGCTGGGGAATGGATACGGATCGATCATACAATACATTTGCGAACTTGGCGAAAACCCCGTAGGCCCGCCATTTACTGCCTATTATAACATGGACATGGAAAACCTGGATATCGAACTTGGTTTCCCGGTAGCAAAAAAGCTTCCGGGAAAGGGGGATATTAATCCGGGCGAGATCCCCGGCGGCAAACTGGGGACCTGTCTGTATACCGGCCCATATGGTGATGAGATGTGCCATGCGTATGGGGCGCTTACCAACTTCATTATCGATAAGGGTTATGAGCCGACAGGAGTGGCCTATGAGATGTACCTGAATGATCCGACGGTCACGCCGCCTTCGGAATTACAGACGCTGATCGTATTCCCGTTAAAGAACTGA